In the Calderihabitans maritimus genome, TGCAGCGGATGCGGTTATGTTCTGCCGGACATAAAGCTGTCAACAAGATATTGGGTCTGTCCTGAATGCGGTATGTACCATGACCGGGACATAAATGCAGCCCAAAACCTTGTTAATTATCTAGAGACGGCATAAGTCTTAGTACCACGAGTTCCGCGGGAATTTACGCCTGTGGAGACCGGCTCTGCGGCGGAACAGTCTTTGGACTGGTCTACGAGCACCCGGTCGTGGAAGCAGGAAGCCTTGAGCAGAGATATTTTTCTATGAAAGGTGGAACGGATGAATAGGAGTTGCCAAATAATCAATCAAGACACCATGAGTGGCAAAATGCCACTCTTTTTCTTTATTTTTCCTGGTCACCTTCAGGCATGAGCGGAAAAGGGAAATCCCATACTAAAGATAAAAGCTTTTTGCGGGGTGGCCGTCTTGTATTTAAAGGGAAGGGCCCGGGTGGATAGAAAAACCAAAAATCTGATTAAGAGGTTGCAGCCGGGAGACATAGCTATTATTGATCATGAGGATTTGGACGAACTGGCCGCGGAATCCCTAATAGCGGCTCGGGTTAGGGCGGTGATCAACGCCAGCCCTTCTATTAGCGGGAAATATCCCAACCTGGGTCCTCTAAATTTGGTACAGGCAGGCATCCCATTGCTGGATCAAGTTGGATCTCAAGTGCTGGAAAAACTGCAGGAAGGGGATGAAGTAGAGATCAGGGGGAACTGTCTGTACGGACCCAATGGTTTTCTGGCGGAAGGTATCTGGTTGGACGAGCAAAAGATTCGAGACCGCCTGGAGGATACAAAAGAAAATTTTCAGCGGGAAATTGAACAGTTTGTACAAAATACTTTAGAATATGCCTGGAAGGAATTAGATATTATCACTGGCCGACTTCCTGTTCCTCCCTTGAAAGTCAGCTTCGCCCGCAGGCACAGTTTGATCGTAGTGCGGGGTCAAAACTATCGGGAGGACCTGCAGGCCATCAAGATTTATATCGAGGAAATGCGGCCCGTTCTCATCGGCGTGGACGGCGGCGCAGATGCTCTTTTAGAGTTCGGATATCGTCCGGATATCATTATCGGAGATATGGACAGTGTTAGTGATAGGGCGTTAAAATGCGGTGCTGAGCTGGTAGTGCACGCCTATCCCGACGGTCGGGCTCCAGGTCGGAAACGACTGGAACAACTGGGACTTCCTTTTGTCCTGCTTCCCTTTCCCGGTACCAGTGAAGACGTAGCCATGCTTCTGGCTTACGAGATGGGAACGGAATTAATCGTTGCGGTAGGTAGCCATTCCAACATTATCGATTTTCTGGAGAAAGGCCGGAAGGGAATGGCCAGCACTTTTTTGGCCCGCCTGAAAGTGGGGAGTATTCTGGTTGATGCTAAAGGAGTCAGCAAGTTGTACCGCCAGACCCTAAAGTTTCGTTATGTGATCGAGATTGTAATAGCCGCCCTCATTCCTTTTACCGTAGTTTTAATGGTCTCACCTGCGACTTACCAATTACTCCGCCTTCTTTTGTTGAAGCTGCGGTTTCTTTTTGCCCTCGCAAAATGAGGCGGAGGAGATAGTACATGAACCGTATTTCAATTGTAATTCCTGCTTATAATGAAGAGAAGAGAATAGCCGATACCATCCATGCCCTTCGCGACCTGCCGGATTTATACGAAGTACTCGTCGTAGATGACGCCTCCCGGGACGAGACGGCTCTTAGGGCAGAACGGGCCGGTGCCCGGGTAGTGACCTTGAAACGAAACCGGGGTAAGGGAGGGGCGTTAAATTACGGCCTTTCTTTGACCCGGGGAGAAATAATTGGCTTACTGGATGCGGACCTGGGAAACTCAGCCGGGGAAGTTCGCAAACTTCTGGAACCGGTAGTGGCCGGGAAAGCAGATATGACTATAGGAGTCTTACCACCCGCTCGC is a window encoding:
- a CDS encoding glycosyltransferase family 2 protein, with product MNRISIVIPAYNEEKRIADTIHALRDLPDLYEVLVVDDASRDETALRAERAGARVVTLKRNRGKGGALNYGLSLTRGEIIGLLDADLGNSAGEVRKLLEPVVAGKADMTIGVLPPARRKAGFGLVRGLARWGIRCMTGFEVSAPLSGQRVLTRSLLDRVMPLAPRFGVEVGLTIDAARLGARIMEVEVLMFHEESGRDWQGFYHRGKQFWDVTWVLLQKIMKR
- a CDS encoding zinc ribbon domain-containing protein; this translates as CSGCGYVLPDIKLSTRYWVCPECGMYHDRDINAAQNLVNYLETA
- the steA gene encoding putative cytokinetic ring protein SteA, coding for MYLKGRARVDRKTKNLIKRLQPGDIAIIDHEDLDELAAESLIAARVRAVINASPSISGKYPNLGPLNLVQAGIPLLDQVGSQVLEKLQEGDEVEIRGNCLYGPNGFLAEGIWLDEQKIRDRLEDTKENFQREIEQFVQNTLEYAWKELDIITGRLPVPPLKVSFARRHSLIVVRGQNYREDLQAIKIYIEEMRPVLIGVDGGADALLEFGYRPDIIIGDMDSVSDRALKCGAELVVHAYPDGRAPGRKRLEQLGLPFVLLPFPGTSEDVAMLLAYEMGTELIVAVGSHSNIIDFLEKGRKGMASTFLARLKVGSILVDAKGVSKLYRQTLKFRYVIEIVIAALIPFTVVLMVSPATYQLLRLLLLKLRFLFALAK